From one Magnolia sinica isolate HGM2019 chromosome 18, MsV1, whole genome shotgun sequence genomic stretch:
- the LOC131233926 gene encoding gibberellin 20 oxidase 3-like, with protein MASMKMEEVEQQRVDSLSSMENRYHVKDFVWSKNEWPKINHDDFEEGDDIPIISLLNIMKGGRSHEYDKVCKEMVDASGKWGFFKLIDHGFPLNTIENMKESCHELFDLPMEEKMKGARSASLPLGYCASNPDYGHNLPWAEILQLLQSPEQVVAFSKKVYGDQHRRLSAAILEYMRVLDGLGMVIFKMLAHGLGLEDDFFTKNFDEKEATMIRVNRYPPCPLPERCLGLGSHSDPHTLTILLQDEVGGLQVQTDGRDRWVGIRPIPNSFIINIGDTLEAWTNGRLKSVVHRAVVNREKMRLSAAYFLSPTSNVIIESPPELINTEDGNPRKYRPFTWGDFRKELIIQKRVLGKTALERYLIST; from the exons ATGGCTtcaatgaaaatggaagaagtaGAACAGCAACGTGTCGATTCTCTCTCATCCATGGAGAACAGATACCATGTGAAAGATTTTGTGTGGTCTAAAAATGAATGGCCAAAGATAAACCATGACGATTTCGAAGAAGGCGACGACATTCCCATTATAAGCCTTTTGAACATCATGAAAGGTGGGAGGAGCCATGAGTATGATAAggtgtgcaaggagatggtggaTGCTAGTGGGAAGTGGGGCTTTTTCAAGCTAATCGATCATGGGTTCCCACTCAATACCATAGAGAACATGAAAGAGAGTTGCCATGAGCTGTTCGATCTCCCCATGGAGGAGAAGATGAAGGGTGCAAGGTCAGCAAGCTTACCGTTGGGGTATTGTGCTAGTAATCCTGATTATGGGCATAACCTACCGTGGGCTGAGATCCTTCAATTACTTCAATCTCCAGAGCAAGTTGTTGCATTTTCAAAGAAGGTGTATGGAGACCAACATCGGCGATTAAG CGCTGCGATTTTGGAGTACATGCGTGTCTTGGATGGATTAGGAATGGTTATATTCAAGATGTTAGCTCATGGTCTGGGCTTGGAAGATGATTTTTTCACGAAGAATTTTGATGAGAAAGAGGCGACAATGATTAGGGTGAATAGGTATCCTCCCTGCCCTCTTCCTGAGAGGTGTTTGGGCCTTGGGAGTCACTCGGACCCACATACGCTCACGATTTTGCTTCAGGATGAGGTGGGTGGCCTACAAGTTCAAACTGACGGTCGTGATCGGTGGGTGGGGATTCGTCCAATTCCAAATTCATTTATCATAAATATCGGTGACACACTTGAa GCATGGACTAATGGAAGGCTAAAGAGTGTGGTCCACAGAGCTGTGGTCAATAGAGAGAAAATGCGTCTATCTGCCGCTTATTTCCTCAGTCCCACCAGCAATGTGATCATCGAATCCCCGCCAGAGCTTATCAACACCGAAGATGGGAATCCGAGGAAGTACCGACCCTTCACATGGGGAGACTTCAGGAAGGAGTTGATAATACAGAAGAGGGTGTTAGGGAAGACTGCCcttgaaagatacctcatttccacttaa